A region of the Fischerella sp. PCC 9605 genome:
CAGAACTGCAACTCATGAAGTCGGTCATTGGCTAAATCTCAGACATATTTGGGGAGATGATTGGCCTGGTTCATGTATTGGTTCTGACGAAATTGACGATACTCCTAACCAAGCAGATGCAAATTTTGGTCGTCCGACTTTCCCACGCATAACCTGCAACAACGCTCCCAACGGAGATATGTTCATGAATTACTATGGACTACGTCGATGATGCTGCTATGTTTATGTTTAGTACTGGGCAAGTAGCAACGATGAGAGCTACTTTGAATGGCCCAAGAGCATCAATTCAGAATTCCGATGCCTTGACAGCAAATGCTAGAAAAATTTTTTAAATTGTAATAACTAATTAATTACGAATTAGTTTGGCATTTTTGGTAGGTCAGGCTTATCTACCATTTGAATTTGGGGGAGCTATTTTTCCTGCTCTCCCTTGCATAAAAATTTTTTTCCTAAAATTACTGAATAATCTTTAAAAAGACAATGCAGGTTTTTACATGTCGCACTTCAACTAACCTTTGTGAGTCACAATTAGATTTGTCTAAGCTTTCTCATACCTTTTGGGTGCAGTTTGGTCAGGAAGCATTGCTAATTACTGATGAGTCAGATTGGCATGAGATTCTCAAGAATGGTGAACGTAGGGGTACTCCTCTGCAAATAAGACCTAAACCAAGCGAGAAGAAAAATCTACACCTAGTAGTACAAAAGGGGCGATTATTTCAGCAGGAGCATCCAAATATTCCAGTTCTAATGGATAAAGGACGATTTTTAGTAGTTGACCTAGATCCTGAGTTGGTTGACAGCTTCAACAAGGGAGATGAGCCTTGTTATGCAGTGCGACCTCTTGAGGAAAATATGGTTGTCTTTAAAGAAAGACCGAAGACAGCTGCTAGAAGCATTCCCGCGGTTTGGATTCAGGATTTAGTTGAGCAAGTGTCCCGTTCCAGCCTGGAAGCTAACCTTATTCAGCTTGTCTCATGGTCTACTCGTTACTCCACCAATGCCTTTTACTTTGAGGCTGCTACTTGGGCACGAGAGCAGTTAGAAAAAATGGACTATAATACCCAGCTTGAAAGCATTGTTGTTAGGAACAGCACTAGCCAGAATGTCATCGCTGATAAGCCTGGTTACTATTCACAAACACGGGATCTTGTACTTGTAGTAGCACATCTAGATTCTATCAATAATCAAGACGGGCCTTTAGCAAGTGCACCTGGAGCAGATGATAACGGTAGTGGTTCTGCGGGTCTGCTTGAGATTGCCCGAGTCCTCAATACATATCAGAATAAGCATGACTTACGTTTCATTCTCTTTGGTGGTGAGGAACAGGGGCTTTTCGGTAGCAAGCAGTATATTGATAGTTTGAATGCAGCAGAGCGAACAAGAATCAAAGCTGTCCTGAACATGGATATGATTGGGACAATAAATACTGATGCGCCCACTGTCCTGCTTGAAGGTGCACCTGTGTCGCAATCGGTTATCGATAATCTTGCTGAGGCCGCAGAAACCTATACAGGACTTACTGTTCAGACCTCACTCAACCCATTTGCCAGCGACCATGTACCTTTTATCGATGTTGGAATCCCAGCAGTACTGACAATCGAAGGGGCTGACAGTGCCAACAGTAATATCCATACGGCTAATGATACGCTTACTCACATCAGTTACGATCTCATGCTTGAAATTTTACGCATGAACATCGCTTTTATAGCCAGCGCAGTTAATCAGTAAGCTGATATTTCGGTTATCGAGTTTAAATTCTTACAAATTTGAAAGCCTTATCATGCTGAAGGCGGTGTTGCAAAAATTTATCGTCTCCGCCGGGAAGATCCGATACGCAACGCAGTGAAGTATCGGGATGAAAGGCGAAGACTTGACTGCACAAGGAAAAAAATGGGAATTAATACTAAGTTGCAGTCAAAGATAGTACTTCCCTCACCCCGCCTATCGGCACCCCTCTCCCAATTTGGGAGAGGGGAAGGGGAGAGGGCACAAATTACTTGGGAGAGGGCACGAATTACTATTGCTATGTCTGAACGCAACTTGGTATAAGATACTAGGCTAAATAAACAGCAGTATTATTTCGGTTCATTATTCTGTAGTTAAGAATATATTATCAATTTTAAACTGCTTAATATACCCATTTTGTGCGTAATAACTGTGGAAGCAACTGTAACTATATATGATGCTGCCTGTGCTTTTTGTCAGAAAGCATAGACAAAACCACTTAAACCCTTCTTAAGAAGGAAACATACAATATCCTGATGTTCTTCAATTAAGTATGACAGGGTTTTACAGCTATCTGACAGTTTTTAATCGCAGCTCATTATCTGACTACGTATCGTAATGAATAGCACTATTAATTTCCGTAATTGGAAGAGCTTTTTCTTTAAAAATACAGTAAAATACTATACAATATACAAAGTAGAATTACAAGTAGTTATTTTTATTATCAGTCTACTAGCAATTGAGTTACTACATTCACAACAAATTCAGGGAAACCTCACCATTCCTGGTATTGTGTTTTTGTTGCTAAGTGTAGGTATATTAGGTAGTTTTGTAGTCAAATCACTGTTAGAAGAGCTTCGTAGTCGACAGGTGGGGAGGTGGCAAGGTAGAGTGATGACCTCACCCCATCACCCCAGCACTCCACCCCATCTCCCCATTGCTCCTTATCCCCATCAAAATAACTTCCTCGACCAAATACCTGTTGGCTTAATGCTGTTAGGAGCAAACGCAGAAATTCTCCTGTGCAATGCGATGGGTTGCAAGTTGTTGCATCGTTCAGAACAGGAATTACTGGGAACAACTGCTTTTGGTGCTGCTTGGCAAGTTATACAAGCAGACGGAACAAAGTTTGCTAACCCCAAACTGCTGCTTTCTCCCCAAGAAAATCTAGTTTTGGGCATTGCTCATCCCCAAAGCGATGAACTCATGTGGTTGTTGGTGAATACTCAGCCTCAAGACAGTGCCAAGCAGGTAATTTGTACTTTTAGTAATATTACTGCCCGACAAAGCAGTGAAGTTAGCTTGCGTCATACCCAAAGTCGCTTGGAACAACAAAATCAAGTATTGTTGGCACTAGCAAAGAGGAGAACTTTGGCGCAGGGCAACTTGAATACCGCTTTAGGTGAGATTACAGAAGCTGCTGCCAGCACCCTTGGAGTAGAGCGAGTGAGCGTGTGGCTATACAATAGCGATCGCTCTAAAATTTACTGCCTCAACCTTTATGAACAAACCCCCAAGCGCCATAGCTGTGGTGCAGAACTGGCAGCAGTTGACTTCCCGGCATACTTCCAAGCCTTAGAAACAGAGCGTACCATCGCTGCCAGTGATGCCTATACCGATCCGCGCACCTGCGAATTTAGTACAGCATACTTGCCTGCGGTTGGCGTTACATCGATGTTGGATGCGCCCATTTGGCTAGAAGGCGAAATGATTGGTGTTGTCTGTCATGAATATACTGGTGGTGTGCGCCATTGGACAATTGAAGAACAAAATTTTGCGGGGTGTATTGCTGACTTAGTGATCTTGGCGATGGAAGCAGATCGGCGTCAGAAAGCGCAACGGGCGCTACGACAAAGTGAAGCCAAGTTTCACAAGCTGACAGCTCACATGCCGGGAATGATTTATCAATTTATTCGGCATCCTGACGGTTCAGTAGATTTTCCCTACGCGAGTTCTTATTGTCGGGAAATGTTTGAATTAGAACCAGAACAAATGCAGCAAAATGCTCAACTGGTACTAGGACAAATTCATCCTGACGATCGCCAAAGTTTAGATGAGTCCATCGCCTCCTCAGCGCAAACTTTACAACCTTGGAGATGGGAAGGACGTTTCATCACGCCGAGTGGCAAGTTGAAGTGGCTTTCTGGTGCTTCCCGCCCAGAAAAGCTGGCAAACGGCGGCATTCTCTGGGATGGATTGTTAATGGATATCACAGAACGCAAGCGCACTGAAGCCGCATTGGCAAAGCGGGAACGTTACCTAGCAATACTGGTAGAGGTGCAAAGGCGATTATTAGCAGA
Encoded here:
- a CDS encoding M28 family metallopeptidase, giving the protein MQVFTCRTSTNLCESQLDLSKLSHTFWVQFGQEALLITDESDWHEILKNGERRGTPLQIRPKPSEKKNLHLVVQKGRLFQQEHPNIPVLMDKGRFLVVDLDPELVDSFNKGDEPCYAVRPLEENMVVFKERPKTAARSIPAVWIQDLVEQVSRSSLEANLIQLVSWSTRYSTNAFYFEAATWAREQLEKMDYNTQLESIVVRNSTSQNVIADKPGYYSQTRDLVLVVAHLDSINNQDGPLASAPGADDNGSGSAGLLEIARVLNTYQNKHDLRFILFGGEEQGLFGSKQYIDSLNAAERTRIKAVLNMDMIGTINTDAPTVLLEGAPVSQSVIDNLAEAAETYTGLTVQTSLNPFASDHVPFIDVGIPAVLTIEGADSANSNIHTANDTLTHISYDLMLEILRMNIAFIASAVNQ